In Populus alba chromosome 1, ASM523922v2, whole genome shotgun sequence, a single window of DNA contains:
- the LOC118046223 gene encoding kinesin-like protein KIN-13B isoform X1, with amino-acid sequence MNNGMGRQRSHHQRQYSSSDNNSNINGNGMFLENGRWLQSAGLQHLQNNNSSSSSSSSLIPPLQDYNLYGSGGGGQALRMYGNAQSSFSRGNEFYSEPTTPPVSSRASSQRKNGEDSSNEFSPGLLDLHSFDTELLPELQVPGLYDGSSLFHPVRGRSFDDSYPYISNNKQTGRAPGLPDNNLLKSFVADKEKTSSVAKIKVVVRKRPLNKKELAKNEEDIIDTHSNSMTVHETKLKVDLTEYVERHEFVFDAVLNEEVSNDEVYHETVEPIVPIIFQRTKATCFAYGQTGSGKTYTMKPLPLKASRDILRLMHHTYRNQGFQLFVSFFEIYGGKLYDLLSDRKKLCMREDGKQQVCIVGLQEYKVSDVETIKDLIEKGSATRSTGTTGANEESSRSHAILQLAIKRSVDGNESKPPRPVGKLSFIDLAGSERGADTTDNDKQTRMEGAEINKSLLALKECIRALDNDKSHIPFRGSKLTEVLRDSFVGNSRTVMISCISPSSGSCEHTLNTLRYADRYMKMISVANCLWYDLICCESFILNLLSFHSRVKSLSKGNTSKKDVLSSTLNLKESTTVPLSSALPVASTFEDDANDAWPEQDERDDFDASEEDSYEQEKPIWKENGKLEPYNLSISEDKIQKPNGQTKWRDMPKSNLKNSHSDNDLNVLLQEEEDLVNAHRKQVEETMNIVREEMNLLVEADQPGNQLDDYVAKLNAILSQKAAGILQLQNRLAHFQKRLKEHNVLVSSSGN; translated from the exons ATGAACAACGGAATGGGAAGGCAGAGATCTCATCATCAAAGACAGTACTCATCTTCTGATAACAACAGCAACATCAACGGCAACGGAATGTTTCTGGAAAATGGGAGATGGCTTCAATCTGCTGGTCTTCAGCACCTTCAAAATAACaactcttcctcctcctcttcctcttctttaatTCCTCCTCTTCAG GACTATAATCTCTATGGTAGTGGAGGAGGAGGGCAGGCATTGAGAATGTATGGCAATGCGCAAAGCAGTTTTAGTAGGGGAAATGAGTTTTATTCGGAACCAACAACACCTCCTGTTAGTTCAAGAGCTTCGAGCCAGAGGAAGAATGGGGAGGACTCATCAAATGAGTTCAGTCCTGGGCTCTTAGATCTGCATTCTTTTGACACCGAGTTGCTTCCCGAG TTGCAAGTTCCAGGCTTGTATGATGGTTCTTCTCTTTTTCATCCTGTTCGAGGAAGAAGCTTTGATGACTCTTACCCTTACATTTCAAACAATAAACAAACTGGCAGAGCTCCTGGCTTGCCTGATAACAACCTCCTGAAAAGCTTTGTTGCAGACAAAGAGAAGACAAGTTCTGTTGCAAAGATCAAAGTAGTg GTGCGCAAGAGACCATTGAATAAAAAGGAACTggcaaaaaatgaagaagatattATAGACACACACTCCAATTCTATGACAGTTCACGAGACTAAACTTAAG GTTGACCTAACAGAATACGTTGAGAGGCATGAATTTGTCTTTGATGCAGTGCTCAATGAGGAGGTCTCAAATGATGAA GTTTATCATGAGACAGTGGAGCCCATAGTTCCAATAATTTTTCAACGGACCAAAGCAACTTGCTTTGCATATGGGCAAACAG GGAGTGGAAAAACCTATACTATGAAGCCTTTGCCCCTTAAAGCATCTCGAGATATCTTGAGGTTGATGCATCATACCTACAGGAACCAAGGGTTTCAGCTATTTGTGAGCTTCTTCGAAATTTACGGAGGAAAACTATATGATCTTCTAAGTGATCGGAA AAAACTTTGCATGAGAGAGGATGGTAAGCAGCAGGTTTGTATTGTGGGTTTGCAAGAGTACAAAGTATCAGATGTGGAGACCATTAAGGACCTCATTGAGAAGGGAAGTGCCACAAGAAGTACTGGCACAACTGGTGCAAATGAAGAATCCTCCCGTTCACATGCCATACTACAGCTTGCTATCAAGAGATCAGTTGATGGCAATGAGTCAAAGCCTCCACGCCCCGTTGGCAAGCTCTCCTTCATAGATCTTGCAGGAAGTGAGCGTGGTGCAGATACCACAGATAATGATAAACAAACAAG GATGGAAGGTGCAGAGATTAACAAGAGTTTACTTGCATTAAAGGAGTGCATAAGGGCACTTGACAATGACAAGAGTCATATTCCTTTCAGAGGCAGTAAATTAACTGAGGTTCTAAGGGATTCTTTTGTTGGCAATTCACGCACTGTTATGATATCATGCATTTCACCAAGCTCAGGATCATGTGAGcacactcttaataccttgagATACGCTGACAGGTACATGAAAATGATTTCAGTTGCAAATTGTTTATGGTACGATTTAATCTGTTGTGAATCTTTCATACTGAATTTGCTAAGTTTTCACTCCAGGGTGAAGAGCCTTTCAAAAGGGAACACTTCTAAGAAGGATGTATTATCCTCAACTTTAAACCTAAAGGAATCAACTACTGTTCCCTTGTCCTCGGCTTTACCTGTTGCATCCACATTTGAGGACGATGCAAATGATGCATGGCCAGAACAAGATGAAAGAGATGATTTTGATGCATCAGAAGAAGATTCTTATGAACAGGAGAAACCAATATGGAAGGAGAATGGGAAACTAGAGCCATACAATCTTTCCATTTCAGAGGATAAAATACAGAAACCCAATGGTCAGACAAAATGGAGGGATATGCCAAAATCTAATCTCAAGAACTCACATTCAGATAATGATTTGAATGTGTTGCTACAG GAAGAGGAGGATCTTGTAAATGCTCATAGAAAACAAGTGGAAGAGACTATGAACATCGTGAGAGAG GAGATGAACCTGTTGGTTGAAGCAGACCAACCAGGAAATCAGCTCGATGATTACGTTGCTAAACTGAATGCCATTCTTTCTCAGAAGGCTGCAGGTATACTGCAGTTACAGAATCGTCTGGCACACTTCCAGAAGCGTTTGAAGGAGCATAATGTTTTAGTATCTTCTTCTGGCAACTAG
- the LOC118046223 gene encoding kinesin-like protein KIN-13B isoform X2: protein MNNGMGRQRSHHQRQYSSSDNNSNINGNGMFLENGRWLQSAGLQHLQNNNSSSSSSSSLIPPLQDYNLYGSGGGGQALRMYGNAQSSFSRGNEFYSEPTTPPVSSRASSQRKNGEDSSNEFSPGLLDLHSFDTELLPELQVPGLYDGSSLFHPVRGRSFDDSYPYISNNKQTGRAPGLPDNNLLKSFVADKEKTSSVAKIKVVVRKRPLNKKELAKNEEDIIDTHSNSMTVHETKLKVDLTEYVERHEFVFDAVLNEEVSNDEVYHETVEPIVPIIFQRTKATCFAYGQTGSGKTYTMKPLPLKASRDILRLMHHTYRNQGFQLFVSFFEIYGGKLYDLLSDRKKLCMREDGKQQVCIVGLQEYKVSDVETIKDLIEKGSATRSTGTTGANEESSRSHAILQLAIKRSVDGNESKPPRPVGKLSFIDLAGSERGADTTDNDKQTRMEGAEINKSLLALKECIRALDNDKSHIPFRGSKLTEVLRDSFVGNSRTVMISCISPSSGSCEHTLNTLRYADRVKSLSKGNTSKKDVLSSTLNLKESTTVPLSSALPVASTFEDDANDAWPEQDERDDFDASEEDSYEQEKPIWKENGKLEPYNLSISEDKIQKPNGQTKWRDMPKSNLKNSHSDNDLNVLLQEEEDLVNAHRKQVEETMNIVREEMNLLVEADQPGNQLDDYVAKLNAILSQKAAGILQLQNRLAHFQKRLKEHNVLVSSSGN from the exons ATGAACAACGGAATGGGAAGGCAGAGATCTCATCATCAAAGACAGTACTCATCTTCTGATAACAACAGCAACATCAACGGCAACGGAATGTTTCTGGAAAATGGGAGATGGCTTCAATCTGCTGGTCTTCAGCACCTTCAAAATAACaactcttcctcctcctcttcctcttctttaatTCCTCCTCTTCAG GACTATAATCTCTATGGTAGTGGAGGAGGAGGGCAGGCATTGAGAATGTATGGCAATGCGCAAAGCAGTTTTAGTAGGGGAAATGAGTTTTATTCGGAACCAACAACACCTCCTGTTAGTTCAAGAGCTTCGAGCCAGAGGAAGAATGGGGAGGACTCATCAAATGAGTTCAGTCCTGGGCTCTTAGATCTGCATTCTTTTGACACCGAGTTGCTTCCCGAG TTGCAAGTTCCAGGCTTGTATGATGGTTCTTCTCTTTTTCATCCTGTTCGAGGAAGAAGCTTTGATGACTCTTACCCTTACATTTCAAACAATAAACAAACTGGCAGAGCTCCTGGCTTGCCTGATAACAACCTCCTGAAAAGCTTTGTTGCAGACAAAGAGAAGACAAGTTCTGTTGCAAAGATCAAAGTAGTg GTGCGCAAGAGACCATTGAATAAAAAGGAACTggcaaaaaatgaagaagatattATAGACACACACTCCAATTCTATGACAGTTCACGAGACTAAACTTAAG GTTGACCTAACAGAATACGTTGAGAGGCATGAATTTGTCTTTGATGCAGTGCTCAATGAGGAGGTCTCAAATGATGAA GTTTATCATGAGACAGTGGAGCCCATAGTTCCAATAATTTTTCAACGGACCAAAGCAACTTGCTTTGCATATGGGCAAACAG GGAGTGGAAAAACCTATACTATGAAGCCTTTGCCCCTTAAAGCATCTCGAGATATCTTGAGGTTGATGCATCATACCTACAGGAACCAAGGGTTTCAGCTATTTGTGAGCTTCTTCGAAATTTACGGAGGAAAACTATATGATCTTCTAAGTGATCGGAA AAAACTTTGCATGAGAGAGGATGGTAAGCAGCAGGTTTGTATTGTGGGTTTGCAAGAGTACAAAGTATCAGATGTGGAGACCATTAAGGACCTCATTGAGAAGGGAAGTGCCACAAGAAGTACTGGCACAACTGGTGCAAATGAAGAATCCTCCCGTTCACATGCCATACTACAGCTTGCTATCAAGAGATCAGTTGATGGCAATGAGTCAAAGCCTCCACGCCCCGTTGGCAAGCTCTCCTTCATAGATCTTGCAGGAAGTGAGCGTGGTGCAGATACCACAGATAATGATAAACAAACAAG GATGGAAGGTGCAGAGATTAACAAGAGTTTACTTGCATTAAAGGAGTGCATAAGGGCACTTGACAATGACAAGAGTCATATTCCTTTCAGAGGCAGTAAATTAACTGAGGTTCTAAGGGATTCTTTTGTTGGCAATTCACGCACTGTTATGATATCATGCATTTCACCAAGCTCAGGATCATGTGAGcacactcttaataccttgagATACGCTGACAG GGTGAAGAGCCTTTCAAAAGGGAACACTTCTAAGAAGGATGTATTATCCTCAACTTTAAACCTAAAGGAATCAACTACTGTTCCCTTGTCCTCGGCTTTACCTGTTGCATCCACATTTGAGGACGATGCAAATGATGCATGGCCAGAACAAGATGAAAGAGATGATTTTGATGCATCAGAAGAAGATTCTTATGAACAGGAGAAACCAATATGGAAGGAGAATGGGAAACTAGAGCCATACAATCTTTCCATTTCAGAGGATAAAATACAGAAACCCAATGGTCAGACAAAATGGAGGGATATGCCAAAATCTAATCTCAAGAACTCACATTCAGATAATGATTTGAATGTGTTGCTACAG GAAGAGGAGGATCTTGTAAATGCTCATAGAAAACAAGTGGAAGAGACTATGAACATCGTGAGAGAG GAGATGAACCTGTTGGTTGAAGCAGACCAACCAGGAAATCAGCTCGATGATTACGTTGCTAAACTGAATGCCATTCTTTCTCAGAAGGCTGCAGGTATACTGCAGTTACAGAATCGTCTGGCACACTTCCAGAAGCGTTTGAAGGAGCATAATGTTTTAGTATCTTCTTCTGGCAACTAG
- the LOC118046228 gene encoding uncharacterized protein — translation MQLRESIHKTKKFFHNALQNLKSIFFGGYQKLTKPTSFKPFSRGSSNVKNYRIDQYYADFCKEWECDLEKAMKGKSNSFMGSKEPVRDEDVGDESEMKLANSPSRKNEGGKEEKSKKISQVQKAEEKSSKNMNESGCVLAQKMKELEMMDVSDVEHVLDVEEALHYYSRLKSPVYLDIVDKFFTNIYTEFSVPKASASTNSS, via the coding sequence ATGCAGCTAAGAGAATCCATCCATAAGACCAAGAAGTTCTTTCACAATGCTCTCCAAAACCTTAAGTCCATCTTCTTTGGTGGCTACCAAAAGCTGACCAAGCCCACTTCTTTCAAACCCTTCTCACGCGGCAGCAGCAATGTGAAGAATTACCGGATAGATCAGTACTACGCTGATTTTTGCAAGGAATGGGAGTGTGATCTGGAAAAGGCAATGAAGGGAAAGAGCAATAGTTTCATGGGGTCAAAAGAGCCAGTGAGAGATGAAGATGTGGGTGATGAAAGTGAGATGAAGCTTGCAAACAGTCCGTCGAGGAAGAATGAaggaggaaaggaagagaagagTAAGAAGATTTCCCAAGTACAAAAAGCAGAAGAAAAAAGCTCAAAGAACATGAATGAAAGCGGTTGTGTATTAGCACAGAAGATGAAGGAATTGGAAATGATGGACGTGAGTGATGTAGAACACGTTTTGGATGTAGAAGAGGCACTCCACTACTATTCTCGTCTCAAAAGCCCTGTGTACCTTGACATTGTCGACAAGTTTTTCACCAACATTTATACAGAATTTTCTGTTCCAAAGGCCTCTGCCAGCACCAACAGTTCATAG